TGCAAACTGATAGGTGTTGAGTTCAAACCAATGTGTTCTAGCTAGTACCACTTTCATCAAATAATTTGTTagtttcatttattcatttttaacccaaATTTTGAAATCACGTGTGTGTATTAAAAATGGACTCGCCTCATCATACTTGTATTCAATATACAACTTTTAACAGTTTAAATAATTACACAAAGAAACACACAATTATGTTAAGGTTGCGTGGAAACAACCGcctgagctttcagttgcctaCAAGATACTGTTctttgtttgtaatttttatgatttgaaaaggataactGCAGAGTTTTTTGctgtctcttctcagaatttgctttccgaaccggtgatCCTAGATGCAGCATAAGATAAACTAGTGGTCTTacaaaaaaagtaaagaaaattcACAACCAAATTTGCTACTAAATACTTGACACTTGATTACTGAATATGTATTTGCCTTTGCTCATAAATCAAAGCCTTAAATCAGAAAACACTTACTCATGTCATCAGTCATGTCCATCTTCAGGTTGGCCTGCTTGAAGGCTTCCATGTCCTTGGCAATTTGCTGTGGATTCATGATCTTGTTCATGCTGCCCATAGTCTTAGCGGTGGTTCCCATGGCGCCTGCTATTGCTATATTTGCTCCCATTGCTTTGTTGTGAATCTGTACACTTGATATCTGTAAAACGAGTTTTATTTGTTCGATGACTTTTATTTGTTCGATGACAAGTTCCAAATTATCCCTGCCACGAATTAAATGTGCCCACCCACTTATAAGACAAGAAAATTTATCACTGAGCTAGGTAAAGGTGCCAGTTGTACAGACCACAAGTCATCAGTCTCTCTTAAGCCAACAGTCAAGTTGATCTATCTATTTTCTATTCTACTAGCAggaaacagcaagaaactctgcagTTACTTTTATTATGAGGCaacatattatcataatataattattattataaatataatctaAAGAGGTcttagcctagtggttaagaggtcgACCCCCTAGCCAGGAGAGCCTagaacctctaactttttccAGTTATATGGGTTTTAATCActtttttaatggtgaaggaaaaacatcgtgaggaaacttgcatgactgagagttttccataatgttctaaagGTGTGTGACGTCTGCAAATCTGCATTGGTCAGTGTGGTAGaatatggtcaaacccttctcattatgagaagggaaccatgctcagtagtgagccagcgatgggttgatcatgacaatCTATTGCATAATCATCATTGCTGTTGTTGCTAACTGTTGAAATCAAGAAAAGAATGCTCTTAATTGACAATCTTACACTTGCAATAACATAAATTTTCTTACCTTACTGTTTGCTGTATATAATCTTGTTTTTTGATTTCTCATTTGCACCAGTTGCTTTGCTAGTATTTTACACCCTTCGTTATTTCCTTCCTTTGCCATCTTTTTTATCTCCATCTcctaaaaggtaaaataattcCATAATCATAATTAATTCAGTGCTAATACACATTATAAGACATATAATACACTGTGACCTGAAAACTGTTGTACCACCTATGGTACAACAGTTTTCAGGTCACAGTGTATTAACCATAATAATGGTGTGCAATAGGTAgcaatttattcattcataatatacaaattcacagctttcggatttttccctttacttgtgctataagacattactccctgccaaatttcatgattctaggacaacgaaGTACTctttaggttttgattcccctaAATTAACAGACATGTCCGACAGACACATAGTAAAGTGAccctttaaaagttttttttttcgaggtACAGCAccttaaaagttaataaattaaaaaaattataaaaattaaaaatttcaataatttCAATTTCTATAAAACCAACCAATTTCTTCTCTTCTCTCTCTAATGCTAACTTATCTCTCTCTAAATCTCTTCCTGCCTTGCGCAACTCCCGATCATTTTGTCTCTGTTgctctgaaaattaaaaaaaaaaaattaattactaacaataaatttaatttttctttgtttatttacaaatgtattttagcCACTACAAGTGATTAATTGATATAACattgtaagtaatattatgcaGGTTTGTAGGTTCTTACTTCTTAGGAAGAgctttctgaaccagtggtaacattacatcataatattatgagttatgactcaGATATTATGATATTACATCTGATACAATATAGGTGCTATCTTGAGGAATCACTTTAAGAATAGGatatcataataaattatgagtAATAGATGAGATCACATTAAggctaaaaatatgtagtcaggtacatttgtgttatttttacgTCCAATGCTAATAAAAGTTTTATGCAATATAAACAAGTATAAACACTGAACCGTGACGATACTATACGAAACTTTAGGAGGACAAGACAAACATGGacgtatattttttatacttattatttattcatccaagactTCCATGAGGgcaaactatttattttacctTTCACAGTAGGCTCTTTCCTGAAGAAATTCATTTTGTACAGGTTTTGTAAACTTGCACTGTTGCATAAACTCTAATTATACTTAATgtagttaatttaattataaaagaaTAATGTTACGATGACGAAtagtttattgtttttaattttttcaacacaatgttttattttacacaaaTCACATATTTGACAAACGCAGACCAACCACAGACGAATAACATCAACCAGCCTACGTATTTCACAGATAATAAGAAATTAGCCACATGACAATATTGCTGACAAAACTGACTAGTTCAGTAGAAATGGGTAACACTGATATAGCAGCATATAAGTTTTTTAGGATGCCAGAAAAAAATTTTGCGtggtttattaattatttaaataaggtGTTCTAGAGGttactaaataatttacaatagaataaaaaatataaaaagccgtagtttaaaaatgttttcttagGGCCAAATCGTTACTTTTATTGCTAAGGTTAGAATAGATTTGACGTATTGATAGATTTCCATGGATTTCCTAtataaaaactgtcaaaccctcTAATTTATTCCTTGGGTAAAGTTActtgatgattgaaaaatcggccctaggTCGGACTCAatggtatgtacctatttatatgaaAACATGGATTTAAAAACTCGGACTGAACTCGGATATTACTTACACACTtttccgatctctgatccaaatccaagttattcagtggacatctttgacatatctacgtcatacatCGGCAGGTCGATCGCGTAAAAATTGTCTCAATCTCACATCCAAAAATATCCTTAAGGATCGTTATCGTTACAGTCCTTATAACCGGTACCGCGTAAGCTTTTTCAGGATTGTAGCAATCGGTCGCAATCAAGTAGCAATAGGTCGCAATCACGTGACTATCGATACTTTAGTGGTGGGTCATACTTATAATCCGACTAATTTGAATATCTATGGTAATCTAGCAATCTATACGGCCATAGTAGTCTTCCAAACTTGACTGCGTTGTAGCTAATGAAATAAAGTATTACGAGTCTGTGCCCCGTGCCGCGGAatatgtgaatttgtggttcttcTAGGTTCATAGAGTAttgtttatttacacttttacgTTGAGTTGACTTTGTGTCGAAACctaataaagtaatttaaaagtcgAAACTAAAAAGGAAACTGGCACCCTACAGGGCCGCCTCTGTGAGGCAGCTTGAGATTCTCTTAGAAGTTGCTGAAAGCAACTCAAATATTGCACTCGATGGCCTCGGTGGAGGACCTCTCGGCCGCCAGGTGGCTCTGGCTCTGGAAAAATGGGAAGAGCTTTCCAGAAAGCTCAATTCTGTGGGGGCAGGGTGTATTAAACCTTCGTGGAGTGGAAGCGagtaagtattcaaaacataTCGGCCACAAGCTCTATTGCGCTTTGTGGCAGATTGTTTAGTTTTAGCTGCATGTTGACCGTCTAATTTTGATTCAAAGAACGTATGCtgcaattatgataataatttatagtataaACTGCCACTATAAGACTATAAATAATAGCAGTAGGTTCTATTCTATTGTCATATATTGTATTATAACCATTAAGAAAataagtatgtttattactttttgaaGTATTGGATACTGCTTAAGAGCCCCACAAACGGCAAGGCTGGAGACTTGCGACGAGCAGCCACGGGCACTGGAGGTGGACCAAATTTCAACACTTCTTTTACCCCCTATCGAAGaacaatataagtataattgggAACGTGGCAGTAGAGGGAGAACCCAAAATCCAGATTCCAATAAATGAATCATAGCTATTATGGCAATTACACTTACTTTTGTTCAGTCTGAGTCTGTATAtcacagttattttaaaattccactgtaagttttataattatactgCAAGAGCTGTAAATTTTAAGTGGTTACTGTTACACAAAGgcatattaaattttcaaagaaatatttaatagtaggtattatgaatttatgtatgaaatacttttattttatttgtagattCCTGACCTGCCTACTCAACCAAGTACATCTACATGTACATCACCAATACGAGAAATCATTATTGATGAGCAGCTTAGTGACAACTATACAACAAACAGAGGAGCCTTCACAAATAGAAGCTACACATAACCCGCTACATATTTCACTAGCATTAGAAGTTTCTCAGTCTGTCTATCATGTTGATACTGAGATACCAGAAGTTAGCACACCAACCAGCACACAGCACTGTCAGCCTTTAAGAAGTAATAAACTTATCCAAATATATTTGTAACCTTTTCATAGCCATTGTTCACCTAACaactaacatttttaaattccattaataACAAGATATTAAGATAAGCCTTTATTAACTGAATTGAATTACATTAAtgctatgtacataatatatttcaaataaataaataatattttagtttttgactggtgttttatttgttttccttttttctgCTAGGatctaaaaaaactttaataaatacaGAGTACATAAAAGTAGAGTGTAATACAgagtaaataatccatacttacatactataatattataaatgcgaaagggtcaGACTGTCcgcacaggcaactttttatcccggtacagttcctacgggatatttaaatacccaaatccacgcggacgaagtcgcaggcatcctctataCAAGTTTTCTCTATTTTATCTTCTGATCTGTATAAGGGCACGCTTTTTTCTCTTGAGTTCAGCTTACATAATTGCCCTTGATGCCATAATTGCAAATAATTGGTATAGgcaatatttatgtatgtaggtacttcttacacataaacacacaataCTTA
This genomic stretch from Maniola jurtina chromosome 15, ilManJurt1.1, whole genome shotgun sequence harbors:
- the LOC123872683 gene encoding charged multivesicular body protein 2b-B, with the protein product MNFFRKEPTVKEQQRQNDRELRKAGRDLERDKLALEREEKKLEMEIKKMAKEGNNEGCKILAKQLVQMRNQKTRLYTANSKISSVQIHNKAMGANIAIAGAMGTTAKTMGSMNKIMNPQQIAKDMEAFKQANLKMDMTDDMISDTLDDIMTESGDEEESDDIVNKVLDEIGIEVSGKMANAPSVSRNKVGQSTSDIDKELMAQLTKLKS